The Huiozyma naganishii CBS 8797 chromosome 1, complete genome genome window below encodes:
- the SPG1 gene encoding Spg1p (similar to Saccharomyces cerevisiae SPG1 (YGR236C); ancestral locus Anc_5.91) yields MRLDSKVYSEAQMAARMPRFKYLMVGLVCGAVVPTMYARHYNLPHFDFQTMKEEMKVLPRQEQNVPQVTHIRHGLAPIEDEDADTYLLMSSIM; encoded by the coding sequence ATGAGACTCGATTCTAAAGTTTATTCGGAAGCACAGATGGCAGCGCGGATGCCTCGGTTCAAGTACCTGATGGTTGGGCTCGTCTGCGGTGCCGTCGTGCCCACAATGTACGCCCGGCATTATAACTTACCGCATTTTGATTTCCAGACGATGAAAGAAGAGATGAAAGTGCTCCCCAGGCAGGAGCAGAATGTGCCGCAGGTAACGCATATCCGGCATGGGCTGGCACCCATCGAGGATGAGGATGCGGACACATACCTATTAATGTCGTCCATCATGTAA
- the KNAG0A01510 gene encoding uncharacterized protein (similar to Saccharomyces cerevisiae YGR237C; ancestral locus Anc_5.90) — protein MSQSASEKRPGKVWYNRHISFDDLAPSLIDDEIKLIKENNRHVGFNNKYIHVPPQYNPLYNGGGGGSGGGDGTKPRRSSGSAGESVGTGRNASARNYLLANTQLMTAAGRSRSASPFARRGKPVNVRAPTPRLPPPRGPPVIKKTGRAIDEQDAIADVDISNMDDDLERRINHDTKENTQSNSGSKYGYTQSLFSNLNEVEDRAENKKRGELVSGVATAQVTPDKSRRKSFANMTNEELAALEDYYTSKGRSSATKMENFDFSEQNTILYDSPTQNSSAMALELSDKLAPTYPSSPSVTHRAISLTIQNYKFTEYVTGIQKRIPIKDQKERRSSLRVVNCYISGRRYTWSSVDWYVENLAKDGDHLIIMTSIPNFEDKIDSIVYKEKRQKKKADNYKKMMGETTANNIISTKPDEQRVLSKGIRLQAIHEESKTAAKSILEYYAARLEDKIVKVTVELVKEDSTKNAITQVAALYKPHLQVISTVSTNVQIKFRNGNVKLPFFITKHYPMPEFIVPFEFIDPRKLVKDDMAVFQPVNKDNRLEWLDTVIKDTLENPFIKQHHYEQRAMESDDESPNGSRESVASVNEYFPISPETQKKIQLFEEIGYVIPKTSRDILMEDLNFMFDKDGKRLTPTSTSRRLSRVQIGAENSIYKVKSMIDDSASLDSNLRKTKSVTVGHQSHKFHNSLSATTSNRTKISSAPLSKAKSLDVATHHSSSRGSGRRLPLSPTSSKSRVKTTTKKSAEKKSKDKPKKKKTGLGSMFNKLFK, from the coding sequence ATGTCGCAATCCGCGTCCGAGAAGAGACCGGGGAAAGTTTGGTACAACAGGCATATCTCTTTCGATGATTTGGCCCCGAGTCTAatcgacgacgagatcaaGCTAATCAAGGAAAACAATAGACATGTGGGCTTCAATAACAAGTACATTCACGTTCCACCGCAGTACAACCCACTGTACAATggtggtggcggtggcaGTGGTGGCGGTGACGGGACAAAACCAAGGCGGTCTTCCGGTTCCGCTGGTGAATCTGTCGGGACAGGACGTAATGCGTCCGCTCGGAACTATCTGCTGGCGAACACTCAATTGATGACCGCAGCGGGACGGTCTAGGAGTGCGTCCCCCTTTGCAAGGAGGGGCAAGCCCGTCAATGTCAGGGCGCCGACTCCGAGGTTGCCTCCCCCTCGGGGTCCGCCAGTGATAAAGAAAACAGGCAGAGCGATCGATGAGCAGGACGCAATTGCGGACGTGGACATATCCAACATGGATGACGACTTGGAGAGACGTATAAATCATGACACGAAGGAGAACACGCAGTCGAATTCGGGTTCTAAATATGGGTACACGCAGTCGCTCTTCTCGAACTTAAACGAGGTGGAAGATAGAGCAGAGAACAAGAAGCGTGGAGAATTGGTCTCTGGGGTTGCAACTGCTCAAGTGACTCCTGATAAATCCCGGAGGAAATCCTTTGCAAACATGACCAACGAGGAGCTGGCCGCCCTGGAGGACTACTACACTTCAAAGGGGAGATCGTCCGCGACTAAAATGGAAAACTTCGACTTCTCGGAACAAAATACAATATTGTACGACTCACCAACGCAGAACAGTAGTGCCATGGCTCTGGAGCTCTCGGATAAGCTGGCCCCCACGTACCCGTCAAGTCCATCGGTAACGCACAGGGCAATCTCGCTGACGATCCAAAATTATAAATTTACTGAGTACGTCACTGGAATACAAAAGAGAATACCCATCAAGGACCAAAAGGAGCGAAGGTCCTCCCTGCGGGTGGTGAACTGTTACATAAGTGGTAGAAGGTACACCTGGTCGTCTGTAGACTGGTATGTCGAAAACCTGGCGAAAGACGGGGACCATTTGATTATAATGACGTCGATCCCCAACTTCGAGGACAAAATTGACTCGATAGTCTACAAGGAGAAAAggcaaaagaagaaagcgGATaactacaagaaaatgatggGTGAGACCACCGCCAACAACATTATCAGCACGAAACCAGACGAACAAAGAGTACTGTCCAAGGGTATCCGTTTGCAAGCGATCCACGAGGAGTCCAAAACGGCAGCAAAATCCATCCTTGAATACTATGCGGCAAGATTGGAGGATAAAATTGTCAAAGTCACCGTGGAGCTGGTGAAAGAGGATTCGACAAAGAATGCCATCACTCAGGTCGCAGCTTTATATAAACCGCATTTGCAGGTCATCAGTACCGTCAGTACAAACGTCCAAATCAAGTTCAGAAACGGTAACGTGAAATTACCGTTCTTCATTACGAAACACTATCCGATGCCGGAGTTCATTGTACCCTTCGAGTTCATCGACCCTCGGAAATTAGTCAAAGATGACATGGCTGTTTTCCAGCCGGTCAACAAAGACAACAGACTAGAATGGCTGGACACTGTGATCAAGGACACTTTGGAGAACCCATTCATAAAACAGCACCACTATGAACAGCGAGCCATGGAATCCGACGACGAGTCTCCGAACGGTTCGAGGGAATCGGTCGCTTCCGTCAACGAATACTTCCCTATCTCTCCAGAGACTCAAAAGAAGATCCAGCTGTTTGAAGAGATAGGGTACGTGATCCCGAAGACATCTAGAGATATCCTGATGGAAGATCTAAATTTCATGTTCGACAAGGACGGGAAACGGTTGACCCCTACGTCTACGTCACGGAGACTATCTAGAGTTCAGATCGGCGCCGAGAACAGCATCTACAAGGTCAAGTCGATGATCGACGACAGCGCGAGCCTCGATTCTAACTTGAGGAAGACCAAGTCAGTCACAGTGGGGCACCAATCACACAAGTTTCATAACTCGCTTTCTGCGACAACCTCGAACAGGACAAAGATCTCAAGTGCCCCGCTGTCAAAGGCCAAAAGTTTGGATGTAGCGACGCACCACTCCTCGTCTAGGGGATCAGGGCGTCGTTTGCCTCTGTCGCCCACCTCCAGTAAGAGTCGTGTGAAGACGACCACTAAAAAGTCCGcagaaaagaaatcaaaGGACAAgcccaagaagaagaaaactgGGCTGGGGTCTATGTTCAACAAGCTATTCAAGTAA